ATCTTCGAAGCTCGCAAGCCGAAGGATCCAGCTGTGATGGCTGAGGTCGACGGTATTGTCGAAATTCTGCAAGAGAAGCGGCGTGGTAAGCGAACGATCATTGTTCGCAGCGAAAGCGGCATCGAACGCGAGCACCTGGTGCCGCACGGCAAGCGGTTCCTCGTGCACGCTGGCGATCACGTCAAGGCTGGCCAGGCTCTGGTCGATGGCCCGCTCGTGCCGCACGACATCCTGCGGATTTCGGGCGAAGAAGCCCTGCAGCAATACCTGCTGCACGAAATTCAAGGTGTGTATCGCAGCCAACGCGTGGAAATCAACGATAAGCACATCGAGATCATCGTCGCTCGCATGCTGCGGAAGGTGCGCATCGAAACTTCGGGCGATACCAACCTGCTGCCGGGTCTGGTGATGGATCGCTTCGACTTCCGTTCGGTGAATACGAACCTGTCGAAGTGCTTGAAAATCTCCGACAAGGGAGATGCCGATTTCGCCGAAGGCGCCATCGTGCCGAAGGAAGCGATCGAGCAAACCAACAGCGGCATTGATGCCCTGGGCGGAAAGACTGCCCGCGGCGTGAAGCCCAAGTCGGCGACGGCGAGCACGCAGTTGCTCGGCATCACGAAGGCGGCCGTGCAAAGCAGCAGCTTTATCTCGGCGGCCAGCTTCCAAGAAACGACCAAGGTTCTCACCGAAGCGGCTTTGGCCGGCAAGGTCGATCACCTGGTTGGTTTGAAGGAAAACGTGATTCTGGGTCACTTGATCCCCGCCGGTACCGGCTTCCGTGCCTTTCAGGATTCGGAAGTTCGCTATCGCCCCGAAGCTTTGCAGGCGATGTCGCTGGAGAAGGACAAGACCTTGGAGTCTGCTTTCCCGCTACTCCAGCAAGGCGACACCAACGGCAATGCGGCTGCCACAACTGCTGGCAGCAAGAGTGGCAGCAATGCCCTCGAAACCCTGTTGGGTGGCGGCAAGGATTAGACAAACGAAGACTAGGTAATCTGGATGGGCGAATTGGGGCCGTCTCCACGGCGGCCCGGTTTGCCAAAACGATGACAATTTCAGGGCCAGCCTTAGAGCTTGCCTTGACAGACCCGCCAGCATTGGTAGGCTATTGGATTCCCAATTCGGCGATAACAGTCGCGAACTATCGATATAGAATTACGGACCTTGTAACGCGTTATGCCCACGATCAATCAACTGGTACGCAAACCGCGTCGCCAAAAGCGTGTCTTCAGCAAGTCGCCCGTGCTGGAAAAGAACCCCTTCAAGCAAGGCGTTTGCTTGATCGTCCGCACGATGACTCCGAAGAAGCCTAACTCGGCTCTGCGGAAGATCACCCGCGTTCGTCTGTCGACGGGCCGCGAAGTGACCGTTTACATCCCAGGTGAAGGTCACAACCTGCAAGAACACTCGATCGTGCTCGTCCGTGGTGGTCGTATCCGCGATCTACCAGGTGTGCGCTATCACGTCGTCCGCGGCGTCCGCGATACACTCGGCGTCAATGGTCGCAAGCAAGCCCGTAGCAAGTACGGGGCTAAGGGCAGCTAAGCCCACCGAGAGCACCCGCTCTCGCCTGAGAATCATTTGCCGCTGCTCGTCAACAACCGACAGCGGCCGCGGCGGATCGAGCGATCCGCCGTCTTGGCTAGAACATCACCGCATTTGCAATTTCCGGATTTCGTATGGGCAAGATTACTGCCAGTGCAACGTCGCTTAAACCCGACCCGCGTTATCGTTCGATCCTCGCCGGCAAGTTCATTAACTGCCTGATGTACAGCGGCAAGAAGAGCGTCGCGCAAGTTCTCTTCTATGCAGCCCTGGACTACATCAAAGAGAAAATTCCGGATCGCGAACCGATCGAGGTGTTCCACACCGCGCTCGAAAACGTGAAGCCCTACATCGAAGTTCGCTCGCGCCGCGTGGGTGGTGCCGCCTATCAAGTGCCAATGCAGGTGAACCGCAATCGTCAGCAGTCGCTGGCCATTCGCTGGCTGCTCGCCGCTTGCCGCGAGAAGAAGGGGCGTCCGATGTATCTGAAATTGGCCGACGAACTGATCGCCGCCTACAACAAAGAAGGCGTTGCCTTCACCAAGCGCGAAAACGTCCACCGCATGGCCGATGCGAACAAGGCGTTCGCTCACTTCGCCTGGTAGTTTTGCTGATAAAATCAAAGCCGCGGTGCCTGCAAACATCGCGGCTTTTTCGTGCGCCGACCGAATTCAAGTTCTGAGTTTTGAGTTCAGAGCTTTGCGACCAGAGTACTCGAACAATGCTTGTCTCAGAACTCTAAAACCTTAGAACGCAGAACTGATATCCATGTCTCGCCAGATCGAAAAAATCCGGAACATCGGCATTATTGCCCACATCGATGCGGGCAAGACGACGGTCACGGAACGCATGCTCTTCTTAAGCGGTGCCAAGCATCGGGTGGGCGAAGTCGACAAGGGAACCACCGAGACCGACTCCGATCCTGAAGAGCAACAGCGCGGCATCACCATCTATGCGGCGTGCGTCACGTTCAATTGGAAGGATGTGATCATCAATCTGCTCGATACTCCCGGGCACGTCGATTTCACTGCCGAAGTCGAACGCTGCCTGCGTGTGTTGGACGGTGCCGTTGTCGTCTTTAGTGCCCGCGAAGGTGTCGAAGCCCAGAGCGAAACGGTCTGGCGCCAGGCCGATCGCTACAAAGTGCCGCGCGTCGCCTTCGTCAACAAGCTGGATCGCGAAGGAGCCAACTTCGAAGCCGTGGTCGGGCAAATCAGCGATCGCCTGCATGGCAATCCGCTGGTGATCGAAATTCCCGTGGGGCAAGGCCCACCGCATACGAGCAATCCGTTTCGCGGTGTGATTGACTTGATCGATCTGAAGTTCCTCACTTTCCCCACCGATCGCGACAGTCGCGACGTGAACATCGGCGAGATTCCCGAAGACATGCAGCTCGAAGCGCAAGCCTGGCGCGAGCAGATGCTCGAAAAATTGTATTCCTACAGCAACGAATTGATGGAGCTTGCACTCGAAGAAAAGCCGATTCCTTCCGACTTGATCCGCAAGGCCTTGCGCGAAGCGACTCTGGCCATGCAAGTTCAGCCGGTGCTTTGCGGTTCCGCCTTGCACGGCATCGGCGTGCAGCCGGTGCTCGATGCGGTGCAGTACTATCTGCCGAGCCCGGTCGATTTGCCTCCAGTCGAGGGCGAGAGTGTTGGCGAAAAGAACAAGAAGACCATTACTCGCAAGGCAAGCAATGACGAGCCGATGTGCGGGCTGGTGTTCAAAGTGCTGCCGGCCAAGACGGGCGATATTCACTGGGTGCGAGTCTATTCCGGCGTGCTGAAGTCGAATAGCCGCGTGCTTAATCCAGGCAAAGACCTGAAAGAGAATGTTGCCCAGCTATGGCAGATTCATGCGCAAAAGAAAGATAAGGACGGCCAGGTCGATAGCATCGAAGCGGGGGACATCGTCGGCGTGATTGGAATGCGCCAGTCGATTACGGGCGATACCATTTGCGACACACGCGAGCCCATTTTGCTGGAGACGATCAAGTTTCCCGAGACGGTCATTTCGATGGCTATCGAGCCAGAGAATAGCACCGAGCGAAAGAAACTCAACGACACGCTCGACATGCTCAAGCGGCAGGATCCAACCCTGCATGTAGTCAGCGGCGAAACGGGCCAAACGCTCATCAGCGGTATGGGCGAATTGCACCTCGAAGTGATGAAGAATCGCTTGCTGCGCGACTTCGCCCTGAATGTGAAGTTCCACAAGCCGCAGGTCAGCTATCGCGAGACAATCGACCACGCCGTGGAAGTCGTTGGTGAGTGCCATCGCATGATCGCCGGGCAGCAGTTGTTCGCCAAGGTCCGCATCAAAATGGAGCCCGTGCAGGGTGCTGCTTCGCCGGTGACGGTCCTCAACTTCAGCCCCGTCGATGGCGTGCCTCCCGAACTCATGACCGCTGCAGTGGAAGAACTCAAAGCGGCCGGCGAAGGTGGCGGGCATATCGCAGGCTTCCCGCTGATCAAGATTCGCGTCAGTGTGCTGGGGGGTGAATGGAACCCGGAACAGACCGATATTCGCGCCATGAAGATCGCTGCTTCGGACGCCTTTGAGAAGGGATTGGAACAAGGGGGCAAGGTCTTGCTCGAGCCAATCATGAAGCTCGACATTGTGACGCCCGACGACTATCACGGCGACTTCGTCGGCGACTTGCAACGCCGGCGCGCGATCATCGCCCGCACCGATAACCGCGGCACGCTCACCACGATCGAAGCCCATGCCCCGCTCAAGGAGCTATTCGGTTACTCCAGTGCAATGCGGAGCCTGAGCCAAGGTCGGGCAAGTTGTTCGATGGAGCCCCTGATGTATGCTCCGGCACCGCCC
Above is a window of Anatilimnocola aggregata DNA encoding:
- the rpsL gene encoding 30S ribosomal protein S12, whose product is MPTINQLVRKPRRQKRVFSKSPVLEKNPFKQGVCLIVRTMTPKKPNSALRKITRVRLSTGREVTVYIPGEGHNLQEHSIVLVRGGRIRDLPGVRYHVVRGVRDTLGVNGRKQARSKYGAKGS
- the rpsG gene encoding 30S ribosomal protein S7 yields the protein MGKITASATSLKPDPRYRSILAGKFINCLMYSGKKSVAQVLFYAALDYIKEKIPDREPIEVFHTALENVKPYIEVRSRRVGGAAYQVPMQVNRNRQQSLAIRWLLAACREKKGRPMYLKLADELIAAYNKEGVAFTKRENVHRMADANKAFAHFAW
- the fusA gene encoding elongation factor G, translating into MSRQIEKIRNIGIIAHIDAGKTTVTERMLFLSGAKHRVGEVDKGTTETDSDPEEQQRGITIYAACVTFNWKDVIINLLDTPGHVDFTAEVERCLRVLDGAVVVFSAREGVEAQSETVWRQADRYKVPRVAFVNKLDREGANFEAVVGQISDRLHGNPLVIEIPVGQGPPHTSNPFRGVIDLIDLKFLTFPTDRDSRDVNIGEIPEDMQLEAQAWREQMLEKLYSYSNELMELALEEKPIPSDLIRKALREATLAMQVQPVLCGSALHGIGVQPVLDAVQYYLPSPVDLPPVEGESVGEKNKKTITRKASNDEPMCGLVFKVLPAKTGDIHWVRVYSGVLKSNSRVLNPGKDLKENVAQLWQIHAQKKDKDGQVDSIEAGDIVGVIGMRQSITGDTICDTREPILLETIKFPETVISMAIEPENSTERKKLNDTLDMLKRQDPTLHVVSGETGQTLISGMGELHLEVMKNRLLRDFALNVKFHKPQVSYRETIDHAVEVVGECHRMIAGQQLFAKVRIKMEPVQGAASPVTVLNFSPVDGVPPELMTAAVEELKAAGEGGGHIAGFPLIKIRVSVLGGEWNPEQTDIRAMKIAASDAFEKGLEQGGKVLLEPIMKLDIVTPDDYHGDFVGDLQRRRAIIARTDNRGTLTTIEAHAPLKELFGYSSAMRSLSQGRASCSMEPLMYAPAPPEVVKTFEM